TTGGCCGCTTCGAGGGTTATTGTGGCCGCCGACACCTCACAACGGAAAACCGCGATGAACGAATTCGCCGCCCTGCTGGGCGCCGAGGGCGCTGCTCCACCCGGGGCGGCGACGGCTCTTCAGGCGGTGGTGTACGCGGGAGCCCTTTCCAAGGAGGAAATCAAGCAGATCTCCGACGTGGTCGAGAAGCTTCCTGACAAGACTCTGAAGAACGCCCTGGATCTGGCAACGATGACCCCGGCCGAGCGACGTGCGGCGTTGAGGGGCAAGCCGCTGGTGCTGGAGGGTAAACTGCTGACCGGCAAGCCGTTCTCCACGGATTCGCTCAAGGGCAAGGTGATTCTGGTGCACTTCTGGGCGAGCTGGTGTCCCGCCTGTCGCGAGTCACTGCCGCAGGTGAAAGAGGTCCGAAACATGTACGGGAAAAAGGGCCTCATGGTTGTCGGGGTCTGTTGCGACAGGGAAGTTCCGGCCTTGCGGAAGTTCCTTGCTCAGAACCCGGATGTGAACTGGCCTCAGCTCTTCGACACGGCGAAACCGGGTTGGCACGAACTTGCCCGGCAGCACGGTATCGACGTAATCCCTGCGATGTTCCTGATCGACAGGAAAGGCATCGTTCGAAGCGTCAACGCTCAGCGCGAGATGAAGAAGCTGGTACCCATATTGCTCGACGAGTGAAGTCGGCCGGCATGAATGACAGGGTCAGGCCTGCGGCAGGTCGGCGCCCTACTCCGTCGGGGCGACTTGGCGGGGCTGTGACCCGCTGGTCCCAGATTCCCATCTGGGACCCTTCTGCCGACGATTCCGATCGTCATTCATACGTGAATGCGGAAAGGATTCCGCGGGGGATGCGGCCCGGAAAGGATTCCGGGCCGAGCGGGTTGGGTTTGTTTGGTCGGAGAGAGTTCTTGAGGTGTTGGCTCCTGGGTTTGGGCCGGAGGGGGTTGGTCTTCAGATT
Above is a window of Phycisphaerae bacterium DNA encoding:
- a CDS encoding TlpA disulfide reductase family protein, with the translated sequence MQRFLAMCLLGCGAATFAAADTLAAARTEKKPDIRTQLEQEFEALHESLKKAMPEDPKTLRDPAVRAKVAPAAMPILQKTIECLERRARFDKSLAGDSAWYRVIALALGNDSIKTNLTTAAESGDRGAKIQLAASRVIVAADTSQRKTAMNEFAALLGAEGAAPPGAATALQAVVYAGALSKEEIKQISDVVEKLPDKTLKNALDLATMTPAERRAALRGKPLVLEGKLLTGKPFSTDSLKGKVILVHFWASWCPACRESLPQVKEVRNMYGKKGLMVVGVCCDREVPALRKFLAQNPDVNWPQLFDTAKPGWHELARQHGIDVIPAMFLIDRKGIVRSVNAQREMKKLVPILLDE